A window of Rhipicephalus microplus isolate Deutch F79 chromosome X, USDA_Rmic, whole genome shotgun sequence genomic DNA:
AGTTAAATATCAGGGCGTGATCTTTACAGGAGACATGAAATTGAATAATCACATTAAAAACACGTGCACAAAGGCTTTCCGTACATTAGGATTCCTGCGAAGAAAACTGTCTGAAGCTCCATAAAATGGGAAATCAACCGCATATAAAATATTGGTGAGGTTGCTTATTGAGTATGGTAATATTGGGTGGAACCCACACCAGAAAGAACTTATTCAAAAACTAGAAAGTATAGAAAATAAAGCATTAAGATTTATATATTCAAAGTAGAGCTCTCGACATCAAAGCGCAAGTGCACTTAGAAATCAGGCAGCATTGCCTACCCTTGCGTGTCGGCGTGTTGTGGCCACGATGAAGTTTCTTTTTATGCTCTATCACGACCGCATAGACATAAACAAACACGATTACGTGCAGACACCGCACCGTCACTCCATCAGCACTTGTCCCAATAAACACAGCAAGCCTTATCAGGCCAAATGCGACatgtttaaatattctttttttccatgaGCTATTGAAACTTATAATGCTTTACCAAGTGAAATTGTTGAATGCCGATCTGtggatgaagaagaagaagaagaacataaactttatttgttgaatccagacgattcgagtccggcgttttttagtgggcctgggcacccaccgcggatgcggttccgagaccttgtctcgaagcggcttcctcggcacgctggacggcccagagttgtgctgtcaggttcgagctgagcagtgcggccttccaacgcgagcggaggctggcggtggaagagtgagatgaatcggcactgttcgaattgtttattaggccctgacactcccacagcatgtgactaagggtggcaacctcgccacatgacgtgcatctgtttgtagtgtatatgtctggatacatggcgtgcatgagtctagggtttctgtatgaatctgtttgtaattgtctgaagtgtaccgcttgcgttctgtttagcctttcgtgaagagatgggtatatgcgtctttgtaactggtaatgtgtggtgatgtcgtgaaacctggtcatacgatcctcccatgcccagatgtctgcagttccccgtgggggctcgtcgtcctccggcgatgctcggtgagtgaggcctcgagcaacgcggtgagccgcttcgttgggggtgctcagtccggtatgtgccgggatccataacaggtgccttcggttatcgaagtcgacctctcctggatgtatgggatgtcgttggagtatgtgaaacgcctcttgcgagatgtgtccgttggcaaaattgcgaattgctgtttgcgaatcgctaatcacgtatgtggcattggtctgtgtgaggaccagtgctatagccgcttcctctgccgcttcagcgtgtgccgtgttcacagtgaggcttgtgatgtaCTTGCCACGATGGCCGGTAACTATCGCCATGAAACtctttttattggtataacgcgcaggatcagtgaaaaccgcttcagtgtcgttggagtagctttgagtaatgcgttgtgccctggctttacgccgtcccgtatggtgttgggggtgcatgttgcgaGGCAATGGGGGTACGTATACTTGCTCGCGTACCGATCTTGGAATTTCGACTTTGATGCCGTGCTGCGTATGGTACGTGATGCCAAGTTTTTCGAGTAGGTGTCGGCCTGGGTGGGTCTTGGATAGGCGCTCGAGCTGGGAAACTTGTTGCGCCTCCACGAGTTCCTCGAGGGTGTTATGCAACCCTAGCTCTAGGAGTTTGCTGGTGCTAACTCCGGGCGCCAGTCCCAACGCGAACTTGTACGTCTTGCGTATCAGGTCGTTAAGCTTctctttttccgcaactgtccatttgtggaacggtgccgtgtacattagttgtgaaataacaaaggcttgtatgagtcgtatgacgctgccttcgcgcatgcccgcatgattgttcgtgatgcgtcggatgagttgcatcgtgctggtggcctttgccattatcttgcgcagtgcttcaccattgccgccgttctgctcaatcatcatccccAGTACCCGGATCTTCTTTACCATTGGGATTGGTGAGCCGTTTGATGATGTTAGTTTGATTTCTTGATTTTCTGAAGGTACGTAGTTTTTGGGCAGGCGTCCCTTTTTCACCGGTCTATATAGCAGTAATTCGGATTTTTCGGCCGAGCAGGTGAGTCCCGTGCCTACGAGGTAATGTTCCACGCATTCTATGGCCGCCTGTAAGCGATCCTCGATCTCTCCGTCACTGCCAGTTGTCGTCCAgatcgtaatatcatccgcgtatagcgtgtggtgcagtccatcaatttgatgtaatcgctcgggtaacctcagcaggacgaggttgaagagcatcggcgagatcaccgagccctgcggtgtatccgagcttccaatgttgatttgatttgattctagCTGTCCCACTCGCATGCGTGCGGTTCTTCCCGTGAGGAAGTCTCGGACGTAGTTGTACACTCGCATTCCGAGGTTCAATCTGTCTATTGTTCTCAATATGGCGTCGTGACgaacgttatcgaaggccttcttcaggtccaggccaaggatggctctcgttgagcacccaggattttctatgatttgatgttttagTTGCAGAAGAGCATCCTGTGTGGAGAGATGTCTTCTGAACCCAATCATTGTGTGTGGTAATAGGTTGTTGTCCTCAAGGTAATCTGTTAGTCAATTGAGGAACGCATG
This region includes:
- the LOC142775204 gene encoding uncharacterized protein LOC142775204; the encoded protein is MIGFRRHLSTQDALLQLKHQIIENPGCSTRAILGLDLKKAFDNVRHDAILRTIDRLNLGMRVYNYVRDFLTGRTARMRVGQLESNQINIGSSDTPQGSVISPMLFNLVLLRLPERLHQIDGLHHTLYADDITIWTTTGSDGEIEDRLQAAIECVEHYLVGTGLTCSAEKSELLLYRPVKKGRLPKNYVPSENQEIKLTSSNGSPIPMVKKIRVLGMMIEQNGGNGEALRKIMAKATSTMQLIRRITNNHAGMREGSVIRLIQAFVISQLMYTAPFHKWTVAEKEKLNDLIRKTYKFALGLAPGVSTSKLLELGLHNTLEELVEAQQVSQLERLSKTHPGRHLLEKLGITYHTQHGIKVEIPRSVREQVYVPPLPRNMHPQHHTGRRKARAQRITQSYSNDTEAVFTDPARYTNKKSFMAIVTGHRGKYITSLTVNTAHAEAAEEAAIALVLTQTNATYVISDSQTAIRNFANGHISQEAFHILQRHPIHPGEVDFDNRRHLLWIPAHTGLSTPNEAAHRVARGLTHRASPEDDEPPRGTADIWAWEDRMTRFHDITTHYQLQRRIYPSLHERLNRTQAVHFRQLQTDSYRNPRLMHAMYPDIYTTNRCTSCGEVATLSHMLWECQGLINNSNSADSSHSSTASLRSRWKAALLSSNLTAQLWAVQRAEEAASRQGLGTASAVGAQAH